A region of the Parasteatoda tepidariorum isolate YZ-2023 chromosome 7, CAS_Ptep_4.0, whole genome shotgun sequence genome:
CAAATGAATTTAAAGCCGTTTCCTCCATAGACAAATCAAGAAATcgacaagttttaatttataacattaccTCTTACACGAACAACCATTACTGATGAAAATGCTGATATTGCAAAAACTGTTGATAGTATATTTAAAGGAACATTAACAGCCTTGGTGTTAGTGTAACAAGGAAATTCATGTTTTTAGCGACTGTtaatgaattaaagttttttatgagTCAATCCAGTTCCAAATAGCAAAAGTCATATATAAATACCAGATTGCAAGCAAAATCATTACATAAAGAACtgcaaataataatgatatattttcaatgagCCTTACACAGATCACCGCTCTGTAAATTGTAGAAGTTGACCAGTCTCTGATCGTAATTTCATCATTTACAGATGAACCtcctgaaattttaatacttttattagaaaagcatcaaaaaaaataatttaacatttgcaCATGCTGATTTATTAAGATTACTTCCTATCTAAAGAACATTATAAACACAGGTGGAATCTCAAATTATTTATCAGCATCAGTCAATTTACCaagagtttaattttgaaaagataagtTAAATTTGAGGCTgggttaatatttatatttataataatattattataataaatataaatattaactcagttaatatttattatatttaatattatttaattactgaataaatatttattataatattgtcaATTTAAACCTCAACtcaatatcattcaaaattgcTCTAATTGGCGTTTCTCcacaggaaattattttttcttaacgaTGGTACTTAACCTTTCAGAAACGGCTAGATCAACAGTTGGATCCTatgtcatttttattgttataaaagtgTTTGATATACATcctaacaattattaaatatttgagataCCATATTTGCTTTTTCTTCAACATATTATGTGTCTCAACATAAAATGTCTCTTATAtatcaaatacttttaaaacaaaaaaatagggTACATATTTTATACAGCCGTGTTTAAAAGGTATGAATTTcgt
Encoded here:
- the LOC107440029 gene encoding uncharacterized protein isoform X2, with the translated sequence MLFRQVNKDICSEGSYRNTYGVRRDEFNPPSNSEDSSEGSFAVHQSSHSDGGSSVNDEITIRDWSTSTIYRAVICVRLIENISLLFAVLYVMILLAIWYLYMTFAIWNWIDS